The Pseudofrankia inefficax genome window below encodes:
- a CDS encoding cation diffusion facilitator family transporter, with amino-acid sequence MDTGQEHERAAHGHGHAHGGHPHEDGHADHPAGRWVRLRHGLLDLIGGHSHDSADQIDDALEADAAGRRALLISLAGLALTAAPQAVVVALSGSVALLGDTLHNVADALTAVPLLIAFTLARRPPTTRFTYGFGRAEDLAGLAVLAMISLSSVLAGWAAIDRLLHPRHIDHLAAVAVAGLVGFVGNEIVARYRIRAGHQIGSAALVADGLHARTDGLTSLAVLLGAAGVALGWHWADPVVGLAITVTILGVLRSAARVLGARLMDAVDPDVVAEARTTLLHTEGIDTVRELRLRWIGHTLRAEADVTVDPNLTLAAAHDVAHAAEAHLLRHIRRLSAATIHTSPALHHATPAL; translated from the coding sequence ATGGACACCGGTCAGGAGCATGAGCGCGCCGCACACGGCCATGGCCATGCTCACGGCGGGCACCCGCACGAGGACGGCCATGCCGATCACCCGGCAGGGCGGTGGGTGCGGCTTCGCCATGGTCTCTTGGACCTGATCGGGGGCCACAGCCACGACAGCGCCGACCAGATCGACGACGCGTTGGAAGCCGACGCCGCCGGGCGGCGCGCACTGCTGATCAGCCTGGCCGGTCTCGCCCTGACTGCCGCGCCGCAAGCCGTCGTGGTGGCGTTGTCCGGGTCGGTGGCGCTGCTCGGGGACACCCTGCACAACGTCGCCGACGCGCTCACCGCGGTTCCGCTGCTCATCGCCTTCACTCTCGCGCGCCGCCCGCCCACCACCCGGTTCACCTACGGATTCGGCCGCGCGGAGGACCTCGCCGGTCTCGCCGTCCTCGCGATGATCAGCCTGTCGAGTGTGCTCGCCGGCTGGGCCGCGATCGACCGCCTGCTGCATCCTCGGCACATCGACCACCTCGCCGCGGTCGCCGTCGCCGGGCTCGTCGGGTTCGTCGGCAACGAGATCGTCGCGCGTTACCGCATCCGCGCCGGCCACCAGATCGGCTCCGCCGCCCTCGTCGCCGACGGCCTGCACGCCCGCACCGACGGGCTCACCAGCCTCGCGGTCCTCCTCGGCGCCGCCGGCGTCGCCCTCGGCTGGCACTGGGCCGACCCCGTCGTCGGCCTGGCCATCACGGTCACCATCCTCGGAGTCCTGCGCTCGGCCGCCCGGGTGCTCGGCGCCAGGCTGATGGACGCCGTCGATCCCGACGTCGTCGCCGAAGCCAGGACCACCCTCCTGCACACCGAGGGCATCGACACCGTCCGCGAGCTGCGGCTGCGCTGGATCGGGCACACCCTGCGCGCCGAAGCCGACGTCACCGTCGATCCGAACCTGACCCTGGCCGCAGCCCATGACGTCGCGCACGCCGCGGAAGCCCACCTGCTGCGCCACATCCGACGCCTGTCCGCCGCGACCATCCACACCAGCCCCGCGCTGCACCACGCCACCCCCGCGTTGTAG
- a CDS encoding slipin family protein produces the protein MIVLLIVVVVVAAVLLLASLRTVQQYQQGLVFRFGRMLPRLRTPGLTVVLPFGIDHLVRVNMRIVAMSVPRQECITRDNVTLTVEAVVYFRVVDPVKAIVNVENYRFAVTEVAQTSLRSVIGRSDLDHLLSDQERVSAELRAVIDEPTEGPWGVKIERVELKDVALPESMKRSMSRQAEAERERRARVITAEGEFQASQMLAQAGRVLAADPSGLQLRLLQTVVEVAAEKNSTLVLPVPVELLRFFDRGETGRLDSVGEPKSDPPSPDGKQHPALQDDSV, from the coding sequence GTGATCGTCCTGCTGATCGTCGTTGTCGTCGTTGCCGCAGTGTTGCTGCTGGCATCGCTGCGGACTGTGCAGCAGTACCAGCAGGGGCTGGTGTTCCGATTCGGCAGGATGCTGCCCCGGCTCCGCACCCCGGGCCTGACCGTGGTCCTTCCCTTCGGGATCGACCACCTCGTCAGGGTCAACATGCGGATCGTGGCGATGTCCGTGCCCCGCCAGGAGTGCATAACCCGGGACAACGTGACGCTCACGGTCGAGGCTGTCGTCTACTTCCGGGTCGTCGATCCGGTCAAGGCGATCGTCAACGTCGAGAACTACCGGTTCGCTGTCACCGAGGTGGCCCAGACCTCCCTACGTTCGGTCATCGGCCGCAGCGATCTCGACCACCTGCTCTCGGACCAGGAACGGGTCAGCGCAGAGCTGCGCGCGGTGATCGACGAGCCCACCGAGGGGCCCTGGGGCGTCAAGATCGAACGTGTCGAGCTCAAGGACGTGGCGCTGCCCGAGTCGATGAAACGCTCGATGTCGAGGCAGGCCGAAGCCGAGCGGGAGCGGCGCGCCCGTGTCATCACGGCGGAGGGCGAATTCCAGGCGTCTCAGATGCTCGCCCAGGCCGGGCGGGTCCTGGCCGCGGATCCGAGCGGGCTGCAGTTGCGGCTGCTGCAGACCGTCGTCGAGGTGGCCGCCGAGAAGAACTCGACACTGGTCCTGCCGGTCCCGGTCGAGCTCCTCCGGTTCTTCGACCGAGGTGAGACCGGCCGTTTGGACTCGGTCGGCGAGCCGAAATCCGACCCGCCGAGCCCGGATGGCAAGCAGCACCCGGCGCTCCAGGACGACAGCGTCTGA